The following are encoded together in the Streptomyces sp. NBC_00341 genome:
- a CDS encoding LysR family transcriptional regulator, translating to MSTGQGAGRSAGRGVEVRHLRAFLAVADESSVTRAAARLRLTQPAVSRTLAALERHLGIRLVDRSTHHLALTPEGVAFRDKAAAAVAAFDEALDPEGLRRWPLRLGHAWSAFGRYTTPLLRDWQERYPQTPLELLRIDDRTAGLTRGEVDAAVLRGPVEAPGLLTEVLFEEERVAAVAADGPLAARPALRLADLATGTVVLNTVSGTTTPGLWPPSARPAATLTVANTDDWLTAIAAGRGAGVSTASTAAMHPHAGVAYRPLTDAPTVPVLLARRDAPGHPALGDLAALAREIVGRDVSE from the coding sequence ATGAGTACAGGACAAGGCGCGGGCCGGAGCGCCGGACGTGGTGTCGAGGTCCGTCATCTGCGCGCGTTCCTCGCCGTGGCCGACGAGTCGAGCGTGACCCGGGCCGCCGCCCGGCTCCGGCTCACCCAGCCCGCCGTCTCACGCACCCTCGCCGCCCTGGAGCGCCACCTCGGCATCCGGCTCGTCGACCGCTCCACCCACCACCTGGCCCTCACCCCCGAGGGCGTCGCCTTCCGCGACAAGGCCGCCGCCGCCGTGGCCGCGTTCGACGAGGCGCTCGACCCGGAGGGGCTGCGCAGGTGGCCGCTGCGGCTCGGGCACGCCTGGTCCGCGTTCGGCCGGTACACCACACCGCTGCTCCGCGACTGGCAGGAGCGCTATCCGCAGACCCCGCTCGAACTCCTGCGGATCGACGACCGCACGGCCGGGCTGACCCGTGGCGAGGTCGATGCCGCGGTGCTGCGCGGGCCGGTCGAGGCGCCCGGCCTCCTCACCGAGGTCCTCTTCGAGGAGGAACGGGTCGCCGCCGTGGCGGCCGACGGTCCACTGGCCGCCCGCCCCGCGCTCCGGCTCGCGGACCTGGCGACCGGAACCGTCGTCCTCAACACCGTCTCCGGCACCACCACCCCCGGCCTGTGGCCACCGTCCGCGCGCCCCGCCGCCACCCTCACCGTCGCCAACACCGACGACTGGCTGACCGCCATCGCGGCGGGCCGGGGCGCGGGGGTCTCCACCGCCTCGACCGCCGCGATGCACCCGCACGCCGGTGTCGCCTACCGCCCGCTCACCGACGCGCCGACCGTGCCGGTACTGCTCGCCCGCCGGGACGCGCCGGGCCATCCGGCACTGGGCGATCTCGCGGCGCTGGCCCGGGAGATCGTGGGGCGGGACGTCTCGGAGTGA
- a CDS encoding DMT family transporter: MNDQGTAAESAAAVAVPEAVTALGEPGGPAPAGGRRAALAPVALVVAGGLSVQFGAAVAVLLMPKAGALGVVTLRLAAAALVLLVVCRPKLRGHSRADWGTVLAFGVAMGAMNTLFYQAADRIPLGAAVTLEVLGPLALSVFASRRLVNVVWAGLALGGVLLLSGGGFDRLDPVGAAYALGAGAMWAAYIIFSARTGRRFPQADGLAMAMVVAALLSLPLGIMESGSKLLVPSTLGLGAAVAVLSSVLPYTLELMALRRLPAPTFAILMSLEPAIAATAGFLILDQALSTTDALAIALVIGASMGAVRSQVRGLRKTDGLRKASRPRKAGG, encoded by the coding sequence GTGAACGACCAGGGCACCGCCGCAGAATCGGCCGCCGCCGTCGCCGTACCGGAGGCGGTCACCGCCCTCGGTGAGCCGGGCGGTCCGGCCCCCGCCGGAGGGCGCAGAGCCGCGCTCGCCCCGGTCGCGCTGGTGGTCGCGGGCGGCCTCTCCGTGCAGTTCGGCGCGGCGGTCGCGGTCCTGCTGATGCCGAAGGCCGGCGCCCTCGGAGTCGTCACGCTGCGCCTCGCCGCCGCCGCGCTCGTCCTGCTCGTCGTGTGCCGCCCCAAGCTGCGCGGCCACTCGCGCGCCGACTGGGGCACGGTGCTCGCCTTCGGCGTCGCGATGGGCGCCATGAACACGCTCTTCTATCAGGCCGCCGACCGCATCCCGCTCGGCGCGGCCGTCACGCTGGAGGTGCTGGGCCCGCTCGCCCTCTCGGTGTTCGCCTCGCGCCGCCTGGTCAACGTGGTCTGGGCGGGCCTCGCCCTGGGCGGGGTCCTGCTGCTCAGCGGCGGCGGCTTCGACCGGCTCGATCCGGTGGGCGCCGCGTACGCGCTCGGCGCGGGTGCGATGTGGGCGGCGTACATCATCTTCAGCGCCCGCACCGGCCGCCGCTTCCCACAGGCCGACGGACTGGCCATGGCCATGGTGGTGGCCGCCCTGCTGTCGCTCCCGCTCGGCATCATGGAGTCCGGCTCGAAGCTCCTGGTGCCCAGCACGCTCGGACTGGGCGCGGCCGTCGCGGTGCTCAGCTCCGTCCTCCCGTACACCCTCGAACTCATGGCGCTGCGCAGACTGCCCGCCCCCACCTTCGCGATCCTGATGAGCCTGGAACCCGCCATCGCGGCCACGGCCGGTTTCCTCATCCTCGACCAGGCGCTCTCCACCACGGACGCCCTGGCCATCGCCCTGGTCATCGGGGCGAGCATGGGCGCGGTACGCAGCCAGGTCAGGGGTCTGCGCAAGACCGACGGTCTGCGCAAGGCCAGCCGTCCGCGCAAGGCCGGCGGCTGA
- a CDS encoding alpha/beta fold hydrolase → MSRTSPNRSTYRALSALALLTLTAGAVTACGGNDRAPEHSASHPAKPAASHQAKASASPAADRAGASKLRMITNDGHRVAFHVTQGNGRTIVLDSGGGEDSSYWNDLVPKLHADTGATVITYDRPGLGKSEVVPGPWKVESAVSDLKAGLDQLGVNRNVTLVSHSQAGEIANYFAKENPRMLSGAVLVDANLPPLFTDEEIARLVAASQPQVDAAKKDPDEPRNRQLLATAENYVPAHRAYHKVAWPDSVPATVIVSEKTPLEASPVDAQRWRDAATLFAKSGPDRTLVTAKGSSHDVPKDRPDLVLKEIEGMVATPAG, encoded by the coding sequence ATGTCGCGCACTTCCCCGAACCGGTCCACGTACCGCGCTCTTTCGGCTCTCGCCCTGCTGACCCTGACCGCCGGGGCCGTCACGGCCTGCGGCGGGAACGACCGGGCCCCCGAGCACTCCGCCTCGCACCCGGCGAAGCCCGCGGCCTCGCACCAGGCCAAGGCGTCCGCCTCGCCCGCAGCCGACCGGGCGGGCGCATCGAAGCTGCGCATGATCACCAACGACGGTCACCGCGTGGCCTTCCACGTCACGCAGGGCAACGGCCGCACGATCGTCCTGGACTCGGGCGGCGGCGAGGACTCCTCCTACTGGAACGACCTCGTCCCCAAGCTCCACGCGGACACGGGCGCCACCGTCATCACGTACGACCGGCCCGGTCTCGGCAAGAGCGAGGTCGTGCCCGGCCCGTGGAAGGTGGAGAGCGCGGTCAGCGACCTCAAGGCGGGGCTCGATCAGCTGGGTGTCAACCGGAACGTGACCCTGGTGTCCCACTCCCAGGCCGGGGAGATCGCGAACTACTTCGCCAAGGAGAATCCGAGGATGCTCTCCGGCGCCGTCCTGGTCGACGCCAATCTGCCCCCGCTCTTCACGGACGAGGAGATCGCCCGTCTCGTGGCGGCGAGCCAGCCGCAGGTCGACGCCGCGAAGAAGGACCCCGACGAGCCGCGGAACCGTCAGCTCCTCGCCACCGCCGAGAACTACGTCCCGGCGCACCGGGCCTACCACAAGGTGGCCTGGCCGGACTCCGTACCGGCCACGGTCATCGTCTCGGAGAAGACCCCGCTCGAAGCGTCCCCCGTGGACGCCCAGCGCTGGCGCGACGCCGCGACCCTGTTCGCCAAGAGCGGGCCCGACCGGACGCTCGTCACCGCCAAGGGCAGTTCCCACGACGTCCCCAAGGACCGTCCCGACCTCGTGCTCAAGGAGATCGAGGGCATGGTCGCCACACCGGCCGGCTGA
- a CDS encoding TIGR03084 family metal-binding protein, translating into MSDTSAVLDDLRSESEELDLLVAGLSAPQWAGATPAAGWTVAHQVAHLSWTDEVALLSVTEPERFGEEVARAMRDPEGFVDEAADEVVAAYAPPALLTHWRDGRQRLQEALRAAPAGTRIPWYGPPMSVASMATARLMETWAHGQDVADAVGVTRTPTARLRHVARIGTRARDYAFLVRGMKAPTEEFRVELKGPDGELIAYGPEGAAQRVTGPLHDFCLLVTQRAHRDDLAVRAEGPDADTWLGIAQAFAGPAGPGRAPKDGSAGPGRAPRADR; encoded by the coding sequence GTGTCCGACACCTCAGCCGTGCTCGACGATCTGCGCAGCGAGAGCGAGGAACTCGACCTGCTGGTAGCCGGGTTGAGCGCCCCGCAGTGGGCGGGCGCGACGCCCGCCGCAGGGTGGACCGTCGCCCACCAGGTGGCCCACCTGAGCTGGACCGACGAGGTGGCGCTGCTCTCCGTCACCGAACCGGAGCGGTTCGGGGAGGAGGTCGCGAGGGCGATGCGGGACCCGGAGGGCTTCGTCGACGAGGCCGCCGACGAGGTCGTGGCCGCGTACGCGCCGCCTGCCCTGCTGACCCACTGGCGCGACGGGCGGCAGCGGCTCCAGGAGGCCCTGCGGGCGGCCCCGGCCGGGACCCGGATTCCCTGGTACGGGCCGCCCATGAGCGTCGCCTCGATGGCGACCGCGCGCCTCATGGAGACCTGGGCGCACGGCCAGGACGTGGCCGACGCGGTCGGCGTCACCCGCACCCCCACCGCCCGGCTGCGGCACGTGGCGCGGATCGGGACGCGTGCCCGCGACTACGCGTTCCTCGTCCGGGGGATGAAGGCGCCCACGGAGGAGTTCCGGGTGGAACTGAAGGGACCTGACGGCGAGTTGATCGCGTACGGGCCCGAGGGCGCCGCCCAGCGGGTCACCGGGCCGCTGCACGACTTCTGCCTGCTCGTCACCCAGCGCGCCCACCGCGACGACCTCGCCGTACGGGCCGAGGGGCCCGACGCCGACACCTGGCTGGGCATCGCGCAGGCCTTCGCCGGGCCCGCCGGTCCGGGGCGCGCCCCGAAGGACGGTTCCGCCGGTCCGGGGCGCGCACCCCGGGCGGACCGATGA
- a CDS encoding acyclic terpene utilization AtuA family protein: MTEPLRIGNASGFYGDRFDAVREMLTGGPLDVLTGDYLAELTMLILGRSRLKDPSRGYATTFLRQLEEGLGLAHQRGVKIVANAGGLNPAGLADAVRELADKVGVPVRVAHVEGDSLPVPDGYLTANAYLGGAGIAACLRAGADVVVTGRVTDAALVTGPAAAHFGWGPEDHDALAGAVVAGHVLECGTQATGGNYSFFRDHDIRRPGFPVAEIHADGTSVITKHDGTGGVVDLGTVTAQLLYETGGPRYAGPDVTARLDTVRLAPDGPDRVRISGVRGEAPPPTLKAGLTRLGGWRNEVVFVLTGLDIEAKERLLRDQIADAFDRAGHRPAEVRWESARTDRADAATEETASALLRLVVRDQDPDAVGRALSGAAIELALGSYPGFHVTAPPGKGAPYGVFEARYVPAGDVTHLAVLPDGRRETQEPPARTRPLADAEQPPLPAPLDAGPTRSAPLGLVAGARSGDKGGDANVGVWVRSDEAWQWLAHALTVERFRELLPETAPLTVVRHVLPNLRALNFTVHGLLGEGVAAQHRFDPQAKALGEWLRSRHLEIPAALLDSAPEVHA, from the coding sequence ATGACCGAGCCGCTGCGGATCGGCAACGCCTCCGGGTTCTACGGCGACCGCTTCGACGCCGTGCGCGAGATGCTCACCGGCGGCCCCCTCGACGTCCTGACCGGCGACTACCTGGCAGAGCTGACCATGCTCATCCTCGGCCGCAGCCGCCTCAAGGACCCCTCGCGCGGCTACGCCACCACCTTCCTGCGCCAGCTGGAGGAGGGCCTCGGGCTCGCCCACCAGCGCGGGGTGAAGATCGTCGCCAACGCGGGCGGCCTCAACCCGGCCGGACTGGCGGACGCCGTACGCGAGTTGGCCGACAAGGTGGGCGTTCCGGTGCGCGTCGCCCACGTCGAGGGCGACAGCCTTCCGGTGCCCGACGGGTACCTCACCGCCAACGCCTACCTCGGCGGCGCGGGCATCGCCGCCTGTCTGCGGGCCGGTGCCGACGTCGTCGTCACCGGGCGGGTCACCGACGCGGCCCTCGTCACCGGGCCCGCCGCCGCCCACTTCGGCTGGGGGCCAGAGGACCACGACGCGCTCGCCGGAGCCGTCGTCGCCGGGCACGTGCTGGAGTGCGGTACGCAGGCGACCGGCGGGAACTACTCCTTCTTCCGCGACCACGACATCCGCCGCCCCGGCTTCCCCGTCGCGGAGATCCACGCGGACGGCACCTCCGTCATCACCAAGCACGACGGCACCGGCGGCGTCGTCGACCTCGGGACCGTCACCGCCCAACTCCTCTACGAGACCGGCGGCCCCCGGTACGCGGGACCCGACGTCACCGCCCGGCTCGACACCGTACGGCTGGCCCCCGACGGCCCCGACCGGGTCAGGATCTCCGGGGTGCGGGGGGAGGCCCCGCCGCCCACCCTCAAGGCCGGGCTCACCCGGCTGGGCGGCTGGCGCAACGAGGTCGTCTTCGTCCTCACCGGTCTCGACATCGAGGCCAAGGAGCGCCTGCTGAGGGACCAGATCGCGGACGCGTTCGACCGCGCCGGACACCGGCCGGCCGAGGTGCGGTGGGAGTCGGCCCGCACGGACCGGGCCGACGCCGCGACCGAGGAGACCGCGAGCGCCCTGCTCCGGCTCGTCGTCCGCGACCAGGACCCGGACGCCGTCGGGCGGGCCCTGTCCGGCGCCGCGATCGAGCTGGCCCTCGGCAGCTACCCCGGCTTCCACGTCACCGCCCCGCCCGGAAAGGGCGCGCCCTACGGGGTGTTCGAGGCCCGGTACGTACCGGCCGGGGACGTCACGCACCTCGCCGTGCTGCCGGACGGGCGGCGCGAGACGCAGGAACCGCCCGCCCGGACGCGCCCTCTCGCGGACGCCGAACAGCCGCCGCTGCCGGCCCCGTTGGACGCGGGACCCACCCGCAGCGCCCCCCTCGGGCTCGTCGCGGGCGCCCGCAGCGGCGACAAGGGCGGGGACGCGAACGTAGGGGTGTGGGTACGGAGCGACGAGGCGTGGCAATGGCTGGCCCACGCACTCACCGTCGAGCGCTTCCGCGAACTCCTTCCGGAGACCGCCCCGCTCACCGTCGTACGCCATGTCCTGCCGAACCTGCGCGCCCTGAACTTCACCGTCCACGGGCTGCTCGGTGAGGGCGTCGCCGCCCAGCACCGCTTCGACCCGCAGGCCAAGGCGCTGGGGGAGTGGCTCCGCTCCCGCCACCTGGAGATACCCGCAGCATTGCTGGACAGCGCACCGGAGGTGCACGCATGA
- a CDS encoding acyl-CoA carboxylase subunit beta: MTVLPTGLDTASPEYAANRAAMLDKLTDLDAAHAKALEGGGEKYVERHRSRGKLLARERIELLVDRDTPFLELSPLAAWGSDYAVGASLVTGIGVVEGVECLITANDPTVRGGASNPWTLKKALRANEIAFANRLPTISLVESGGADLPSQKEIFIPGGALFRDLTRLSAAGIPTVAVVFGNSTAGGAYVPGMSDHTVMIKERSKVFLGGPPLVKMATGEESDDESLGGAEMHARTSGLADHFAADEQDALRQARRIVARLNWRKAHPDPGPAEPPKYDQDELIGIVPGDLKVPFDPREVIARLVDGSDFDAFKPLYGTSLVTGWARLHGYPVGILANAQGVLFSEESQKAAQFIQLANQRDIPLLFLHNTTGYMVGKEYEQGGIIKHGAMMINAVSNSKVPHLSVLMGASYGAGHYGMCGRAYDPRFLFAWPGSKSAVMGPQQLAGVLSIVARASAAAKGRPYDDEADAGLRAMVEQQIESESLPMFLSGRLYDDGVIDPRDTRTVLGMCLSAIHTAPVEGARGGFGIFRM; this comes from the coding sequence ATGACCGTCCTGCCCACCGGGCTCGACACCGCGAGCCCCGAATACGCCGCGAACCGGGCGGCGATGCTCGACAAGCTCACCGACCTCGACGCCGCGCACGCCAAGGCGCTGGAGGGCGGCGGCGAGAAGTACGTCGAGCGGCACCGCTCGCGCGGCAAGCTGCTGGCCCGCGAGCGCATCGAACTGCTGGTGGACCGGGACACCCCGTTCCTGGAGCTGTCGCCGCTGGCCGCCTGGGGCAGCGATTACGCGGTCGGCGCCTCGCTCGTCACCGGGATCGGCGTGGTCGAGGGCGTCGAGTGCCTGATCACCGCCAACGACCCGACCGTCCGCGGCGGCGCCTCCAACCCCTGGACGCTGAAGAAGGCCCTGCGTGCCAACGAGATCGCCTTCGCCAACCGGCTGCCCACCATCAGCCTGGTGGAGTCGGGCGGGGCCGACCTCCCCTCCCAGAAGGAGATCTTCATCCCCGGCGGCGCGCTCTTCCGCGACCTCACCCGCCTCTCCGCCGCCGGTATCCCGACCGTGGCGGTCGTCTTCGGGAACTCCACGGCGGGCGGGGCGTACGTACCCGGCATGTCCGACCACACCGTGATGATCAAGGAGCGGTCCAAGGTCTTCCTCGGCGGCCCGCCGCTGGTGAAGATGGCGACCGGCGAGGAGAGCGACGACGAATCGCTCGGCGGCGCCGAGATGCACGCCCGCACCTCCGGCCTCGCCGACCACTTCGCCGCCGACGAGCAGGACGCGCTGCGCCAGGCCCGCCGGATCGTCGCCCGCCTCAACTGGCGCAAGGCACACCCCGATCCGGGTCCAGCGGAGCCGCCCAAGTACGACCAGGACGAGCTGATCGGCATCGTCCCCGGCGACCTGAAGGTGCCCTTCGACCCGCGCGAGGTCATCGCCCGGCTGGTCGACGGCTCGGACTTCGACGCGTTCAAGCCGCTCTACGGGACCAGCCTGGTCACCGGCTGGGCCCGGCTGCACGGCTACCCCGTCGGCATCCTGGCCAACGCGCAGGGCGTGCTGTTCAGCGAGGAGTCGCAGAAGGCGGCGCAGTTCATCCAGCTCGCCAACCAGCGCGACATCCCGCTCCTCTTCCTGCACAACACCACCGGCTACATGGTCGGCAAGGAGTACGAGCAGGGCGGCATCATCAAGCACGGCGCGATGATGATCAACGCGGTGTCCAACTCCAAGGTCCCGCACCTGTCCGTCCTGATGGGCGCCTCCTACGGCGCCGGGCACTACGGCATGTGCGGCCGGGCCTACGACCCGCGCTTCCTGTTCGCCTGGCCCGGCAGCAAGTCCGCCGTCATGGGCCCGCAGCAGCTGGCCGGGGTGCTCTCCATCGTCGCCCGCGCTTCGGCAGCCGCGAAGGGGCGCCCTTACGACGACGAGGCGGACGCCGGACTGCGCGCCATGGTCGAGCAGCAGATCGAGTCCGAGTCCCTGCCGATGTTCCTGTCCGGGCGGCTGTACGACGACGGGGTCATCGACCCGCGCGACACCAGGACCGTCCTCGGGATGTGCCTCTCCGCCATCCACACCGCACCGGTCGAGGGCGCCCGCGGCGGCTTCGGCATCTTCCGGATGTGA
- a CDS encoding biotin carboxylase N-terminal domain-containing protein, whose amino-acid sequence MISTLLVANRGEIACRIFRTCRALGIATVAVYSDADAGALHVREADTAVRLPGAAPADTYLRGDLVVAAALAAGADAVHPGYGFLSENAGFAAAVRDAGLTWVGPPVRAIELMASKTRAKELMAAAGVPLLTPVDPAAARAEDLPLLLKAASGGGGRGMRIVRELVDLEGELTAAAAEALSAFGDGEVFAEPYVERGRHVEVQIMADEHDGVWALGTRDCSLQRRHQKVIEEAPAPGLDDGLRDRLHAAAVAAARAVDYRGAGTVEFLVTEDGRPYFLEMNTRLQVEHPVTEAVFGLDLVALQLRVAEGEPLPSAEPPQPIGHAVEARLYAEDPARDWQPQTGALLSFEVPDEPGVRLDTGYTNGDTIGVHYDPMIAKVIAHAPSRNKAVRLLARALERARIHGPVTNRELLVRSLRHPDFLAARLDTGFYERHLAALTPALDETSVRQAATAAAVVEAARNATLRTAGGFMRFGAWRNLPSQPQLRRYRSEPDGREYEITYRPTRDGLAVGTEGVRVVEGGRVRATLDIDGVTRHFGVRVEDDRVYVDTPSGGFTFTALPRFTDPAERTEPGSLLAPMPGTVVRLADGLAAGSAVEAGQPLIWLEAMKMEHRILAPASGTLTALHAAPGLQVEVGALLAVVTEDASAPAEETA is encoded by the coding sequence ATGATCAGCACCCTCCTTGTCGCCAACCGGGGCGAGATCGCCTGCCGGATCTTCCGCACCTGCCGTGCGCTCGGCATCGCCACCGTCGCCGTGTACTCCGACGCGGACGCCGGCGCGCTGCACGTGCGGGAGGCCGACACCGCCGTACGGCTGCCGGGGGCCGCCCCCGCCGATACGTATCTGCGCGGCGATCTCGTCGTGGCCGCCGCCCTCGCGGCGGGCGCGGACGCCGTCCACCCCGGGTACGGCTTCCTCTCCGAGAACGCCGGGTTCGCCGCCGCCGTGCGGGACGCGGGGCTGACCTGGGTCGGCCCGCCGGTCAGGGCCATCGAGCTGATGGCGTCCAAGACCCGCGCCAAGGAGCTGATGGCCGCCGCCGGGGTGCCGCTCCTGACCCCCGTCGACCCGGCGGCGGCCCGCGCCGAGGACCTGCCGCTGCTGCTCAAGGCGGCCTCCGGCGGCGGCGGCCGGGGCATGCGGATCGTGCGCGAACTGGTCGACCTGGAAGGCGAGCTGACCGCCGCCGCGGCGGAGGCGCTGTCCGCCTTCGGGGACGGGGAGGTCTTCGCGGAGCCGTACGTGGAGCGCGGCCGGCACGTCGAGGTCCAGATCATGGCCGACGAGCACGACGGCGTCTGGGCGCTCGGCACCCGCGACTGCTCGCTCCAGCGCCGCCACCAGAAGGTCATCGAGGAGGCCCCCGCACCCGGTCTGGACGACGGGCTGCGCGACCGGCTGCACGCCGCCGCCGTGGCCGCCGCACGGGCCGTGGACTACCGGGGCGCGGGCACCGTCGAATTCCTGGTCACCGAGGACGGGCGGCCGTACTTCCTGGAGATGAACACCCGCCTCCAGGTCGAACACCCCGTCACCGAGGCGGTGTTCGGCCTGGACCTCGTCGCCCTGCAACTGCGGGTCGCGGAGGGCGAGCCGCTGCCCTCCGCCGAACCCCCGCAGCCCATCGGGCACGCCGTCGAGGCCCGGCTCTATGCGGAGGACCCGGCGCGCGACTGGCAGCCACAGACCGGAGCACTGCTCTCGTTCGAGGTGCCGGACGAGCCCGGTGTGCGCCTGGACACCGGGTACACCAACGGCGACACCATCGGCGTGCACTACGACCCGATGATCGCCAAGGTGATCGCCCACGCCCCCAGCCGCAACAAGGCCGTACGGCTCCTCGCCCGCGCCCTGGAACGCGCCCGCATTCACGGCCCGGTCACCAACCGCGAGCTGCTCGTCCGCTCCCTGCGCCACCCGGACTTCCTGGCGGCCCGCCTGGACACCGGCTTCTACGAACGCCACCTGGCGGCCCTGACACCCGCGCTCGACGAGACGTCCGTACGGCAGGCCGCGACCGCGGCCGCCGTCGTCGAGGCGGCCCGCAACGCCACGCTCAGGACCGCAGGTGGGTTCATGCGCTTCGGCGCGTGGCGCAACCTCCCCTCGCAGCCCCAGCTCCGGCGCTACCGCAGCGAACCGGACGGCCGTGAGTACGAGATCACCTACCGTCCCACCCGCGACGGCCTGGCCGTCGGCACGGAGGGCGTCCGCGTCGTCGAGGGCGGACGCGTCCGCGCCACCCTCGACATCGACGGCGTGACCCGGCACTTCGGCGTCCGCGTCGAGGACGACCGGGTGTACGTGGACACCCCGTCCGGCGGGTTCACCTTCACCGCCCTGCCCCGCTTCACCGACCCCGCAGAACGCACCGAACCCGGCTCCCTGCTGGCCCCGATGCCCGGCACCGTCGTCCGTCTCGCCGACGGACTCGCGGCCGGATCCGCCGTCGAGGCCGGGCAGCCGCTGATCTGGCTGGAGGCGATGAAGATGGAGCACCGCATCCTCGCCCCCGCCTCCGGCACCCTCACCGCGCTCCACGCCGCACCCGGCCTCCAGGTGGAGGTCGGCGCACTGCTCGCCGTCGTCACGGAAGACGCATCCGCCCCCGCTGAGGAGACCGCATGA
- a CDS encoding acyl-CoA dehydrogenase family protein, whose amino-acid sequence MSTVLETEEHQALRAAVAALGKRYGRDYMTSVVREGAHPRELWTEAAKLGYLGVNLPEEYGGGGSGMAELSIVLEELGAAGSPLLMMVVSPAICGTVIARFGTDAQKRQWLPGLADGSLTMAFGITEPDAGSNSHRITTTARRDGEEWVLTGRKVFVSGVDIADATLIVGRTEDARSGRLKPCLFIVPREAPGFQRSQIDMELQAPEKQFELVLDDVRLPADALVGDEDAGLLQLFAGLNPERIMTAAFGIGMGRYALGRAVEYAKTRQVWKEPIGAHQAIAHPLAQAHIELELARLMMQKAARLYDDGDDAGAGEAANMAKYAAGEACVKAVDQAVHTLGGNGLTREYGLGSLITASRVARIAPVSREMILNYVSHQSLGLPKSY is encoded by the coding sequence ATGAGCACCGTCCTCGAAACCGAAGAGCACCAGGCCCTGCGCGCAGCCGTCGCCGCCCTCGGGAAGCGGTACGGGCGTGACTACATGACGTCCGTCGTCCGCGAAGGGGCCCACCCCCGCGAGCTGTGGACCGAGGCCGCCAAGCTCGGCTACCTCGGGGTGAACCTCCCCGAGGAGTACGGCGGCGGAGGCAGCGGCATGGCCGAACTGTCCATCGTCCTGGAGGAGTTGGGGGCGGCGGGTTCGCCGCTGCTCATGATGGTCGTGTCGCCCGCCATCTGCGGCACCGTCATCGCCCGCTTCGGCACCGACGCGCAGAAACGCCAGTGGCTGCCGGGCCTCGCGGACGGCAGCCTCACCATGGCCTTCGGCATCACCGAGCCGGACGCCGGTTCCAACTCGCACCGGATCACCACCACCGCCCGCCGCGACGGCGAGGAGTGGGTGCTCACCGGCCGCAAGGTCTTCGTCTCCGGTGTCGACATAGCCGACGCCACGCTCATCGTCGGCCGCACAGAGGACGCCAGGTCCGGCAGGCTCAAGCCCTGCCTCTTCATCGTCCCGCGCGAGGCCCCCGGCTTCCAGCGCTCGCAGATCGACATGGAACTCCAGGCCCCGGAGAAGCAGTTCGAACTCGTCCTGGACGACGTACGGCTGCCCGCCGACGCACTGGTGGGGGACGAGGACGCGGGTCTCCTCCAGCTCTTCGCCGGACTCAACCCGGAACGCATCATGACCGCCGCCTTCGGCATCGGAATGGGCCGCTACGCGCTGGGCCGGGCCGTCGAGTACGCGAAGACCCGCCAGGTGTGGAAGGAGCCCATCGGCGCCCACCAGGCCATCGCGCACCCCCTCGCCCAGGCCCACATCGAACTGGAACTGGCCCGGCTGATGATGCAGAAGGCCGCCCGGCTCTACGACGACGGGGACGACGCCGGGGCGGGCGAGGCCGCGAACATGGCGAAGTACGCGGCGGGCGAGGCCTGCGTCAAGGCGGTCGACCAGGCCGTGCACACCCTCGGCGGCAACGGACTCACCCGCGAGTACGGCCTCGGCTCCCTGATCACCGCGTCCCGGGTGGCCCGGATCGCGCCCGTCAGCCGGGAAATGATCCTGAACTACGTATCCCATCAGTCCCTGGGTCTCCCCAAGTCGTACTGA